The region CTCACCTTCGTGAACTTCGTCGATTTCGACCAGGCTTTCGGCCACCGCCGCAACGTCGAAGGCTATGCCGACGCGCTGCGCGAAATGGATGGTCGCCTGCCGGAATTCATGGACAAGCTCAAGGAAGGCGACCTGGTCGTGATCACCGCCGACCATGGCTGCGACCCGACCTGGCACGGCTCCGACCATACCCGCGAACACATACCGATGATCTTCTTCGGCCCCGGTGTCGCCCCGCGCGCACTGGGTATTTCCGAGACCTTCTCCGATATTGGCCAAACCCTCGCCAAACACCTTGGCGTACCACCACTTGCTAATGGAACCAGCTTGTTATGACACTCATGCACCCCGAATTCAAGCGTAATGAGGCCGTTGGCCTCGACCTGGGCTGGATCAACCAGATCCGCGTCAACCGCGCCGCGACGGACCGCCGCGCGGCCAGCCTGGCGAACCGCCGTACGGTGAAAAAGGAATACCAGGCCGCCTGGCTGGTCAAAGCCATCCAGATGATCGACCTGACCACCCTGGGCGGCGACGATACGCCGGGCAAAGTGGAACGCCTGTGCATGAAGGCCATGCGCCCGCTGCGCGCCGACCTGATGGACGCCTTGGGCCTGACGCAATTGAGCACCGGCGCCGTGTGCGTGTACCACGAGATGATCCAGCCTGCCGTGAAAGTCATCCAGGGCCGCTTGCCCATCGCCGCCGTGTCGACGGGTTTCCCGGCCGGCCTGACGAGCATGGAAACGAAGCTGCGCGAGATCGAACTGTCGGTCGCCGCCGGCGCTTCCGAGATCGATATCGTCATCACGCGCCAGCACGTCCTGAACGGCAACTGGCAAGTGCTGTACGACGAAATGCTCGCTTACCGCAAGGCGTGCGGCGAAGCCCACGTGAAGGCGATTCTCGCCACGGGCGACTTGCTGACCATGGAAAACGTGGCCAAGGCGTCGTGGGTCTGCATGATGGCCGGCGCTGATTTCATCAAGACTTCCACCGGTAAAGAGGGCATGAACGCCACCATTCCCGTGGCCCTGACGATGGTGCGCACGATCCGCGAATACCACGAGCAGACGGGCTTCCAGGTGGGCTTCAAGCCAGCCGGCGGCGTCAGCTCGGCCAAGAGCGCGCTGCAATACCTGACCCTGATGAAGGAAGAACTGGGCAACGAATGGCTGCAGCCGCACCTGTTCCGCATC is a window of Janthinobacterium rivuli DNA encoding:
- the deoC gene encoding deoxyribose-phosphate aldolase: MTLMHPEFKRNEAVGLDLGWINQIRVNRAATDRRAASLANRRTVKKEYQAAWLVKAIQMIDLTTLGGDDTPGKVERLCMKAMRPLRADLMDALGLTQLSTGAVCVYHEMIQPAVKVIQGRLPIAAVSTGFPAGLTSMETKLREIELSVAAGASEIDIVITRQHVLNGNWQVLYDEMLAYRKACGEAHVKAILATGDLLTMENVAKASWVCMMAGADFIKTSTGKEGMNATIPVALTMVRTIREYHEQTGFQVGFKPAGGVSSAKSALQYLTLMKEELGNEWLQPHLFRIGASSLLTDIERQLEHYVTGSYSANHRHAQP